The DNA segment TCGCCGCCTTCCTCGACCAGTCCGTCGACCTCGACGACGTCTTTGCGCGCACGGTTCGGCTGCTCTCCCACCTGACGAATCAGGTCGCGCTCGTGCAGTACCCGACCCTCGGCAACGCCCGGGTGCGCCACATCGAGCTGGTGCCGATGTCGGCGACCCGCCTCATGACAGTGTTCATCACCGACGGGGGCCGGGTCGACCAGCGCATCATCGAGCTACCGATGGAGGCCGACGAGGTGTTCGTCGGCGAGCTGCGCGCGAAGCTGAACGCGGCGCTCGCCGGCCAGGCGCTGACCGAGGTGCCGGAACTGGCCGCGCGCCTCGCCGACCGCTTCGCTCCCGACCGCGGGGCGGCCGTCTCCGTCATCGCCGAAGCACTCGTCGGGCACGTGGATGCGCAGCGCACCGACCGCCTCGTCATGGCTGGCGCGGCGAACCTGGTGCGCACCGAGGGCGACTTCGCCGGCAGCGTGTACCCGGTGCTCGAGGCGCTCGAGGAGCAGGTCACCCTGCTGAAGCTGTTCAGCGAGATGAACGTCGACGAGAACGGCGTCACCACGCGCATCGGCCGCGAGAACGCCGAGGCGCTGAAGGAGACCGCCGTGGTCACCAGCGCATACCGCGTGGGCGCCGACAGCACCGCGAAGCTCGGGGTGCTCGGCCCCACCCGCATGGATTACTCGAACAACATGGCAGCAGTGCGCGCCGTCGCCCGGTACGTGTCGCGCCTGCTCGGTGAGGAATAAGTGGCAGACCATTACGAGGTGCTCGGCGTCGACCGGCAGGCGAGCGCCGATGACATCAAGAAGGCGTACCGCCGACTGGCCCGCGAGCTGCACCCCGACGTGAACCCCAGTGCCGAGGCGGCCGAGCGGTTCAAGCTCGTCACGCACGCCTACGACGTGCTGAGCGACCCGCAGCAGCGGCAGCAGTACGACCTCGGCGGGTCGGGCGGCTTCGGCGGCGCATCCGGATTCGGCGGCTTCGGCGACATCTTCGAGACCTTCTTCGGCGGCGGCCAGCAGCAGCGCGGGCCCCGCAGCCGCCGCGAGCGCGGGCAGGACGCCCTGCTGCGGGTCGAGGTCGACCTCGACGAGATCGTCTTCGGCACCACCCGCACGATCGAAGTCGACACGGCGATCCTCTGCAGCACCTGCGAAGGATCCTGCTGCTCGCCCGGCACGAGCCCGCAGACCTGCGACATCTGCCGCGGTTCCGGGCAGATCCAGCGCACCGTGCGGAGCCTGCTCGGCAACGTCATGACCTCGAGCCCCTGCGGCTCGTGCCGGGGCTACGGCACGGTCATCCCCAGCCCGTGCCCCACCTGCGCGGGGCAGGGCCGCGTGCGGGCCCGCCGGGCGATCCCCGTCGACATCCCGGCCGGCGTCGACACCGGCGTCCGCATCCAGCTGCCCAGCCAGGGCGAGGTCGGCCCGGCCGGCGGCCCCAACGGCGACCTCTACCTCGAGATCAAGGTCAAGACGCACGATACCTTCAGCCGCAACGGCGACGACCTGCTCGCCACGGTCGAGGTGCAGATGACCGACGCCATCCTCGGCACGACCGTCGTGCTGCCGGGACTCGACGGCGACGTGCCCGTGGAGATCAAGCCCGGCACCCAGAGCGCCGAGATCATCACCATCAAGGAGCGCGGCATCACGCGCCTGCGCGGCTCCGGCCGGGGTGACCTCAAGATCGGCGTGCAGGTGGTGACGCCCGTCCGGCTCAACAGCAAGGAGACCGAGCTGATCCGCCAGTTCGCCTCCAGCCGCCGTCCGGTGCCGCCGCAGTTCTCGACCTTCCAGCAGGGCATCTTCGCCAAGCTGCGCGACCGCTTCCTCAACCTCTAGCGCGCGGCCGTGGCCCACTTCTACCTCGACGAGACCCTCGCGGCGCAACTGGCCGCCGCTGACGCGTCGTCGGGGGAGGCGGTCGTGCACCTGCGCGGCTCCGACGCGCGCCACGCCGCGACCGTCGCGCGCGTACGCGTCGGCGAGCAGCTGCGGCTGGGCGACGGGGCGGGACTCGTCGTGCACGGGGTCGTCGCGAGCGTCGAGCCGGGCGACGTCGCGCTCGCGGTCGACCGGGTCGAGCGGTATGAGCGGCCGCGGCCGAGCATCCACCTCGTGCAGGCGCTCGCGAAGGGCGACCGCGACGAGCTCGCCGTGCAGGCCGCGACTGAGCTCGGCGTCGACGGCATCATCCCCTGGCAGGCCGCGCGCAGCGTCTCGCGCTGGGATGCCGCGAAGGCGGCGAAGGGCCGCGAGCGCTGGCAGACGATCGCGCGCGAGGCGACCAAGCAGGCCATTCGGCCCTGGATGCCCACGGTCGAGCCTCTCGCCACGACCGCCGACCTGGCGGCGCGGGCCGCGGCGTCGACCGTGCTCGTGCTCGAGCCGACCGCCGAGCATGCCCTCACCGGGCTCGACGCCGCGACGCTCGGGCACGGCGACGTGCTCATCGTCGTCGGCCCGGAGGGCGGAGTCGCCCCCGAGGAGCTGCAGCGGCTCGTCGCGGGCGGAGCCCGCGCCGTGCGGCTCGGCTCCAGCGTGCTGCGCACCTCGACCGCGGGCCCGGCGGCGATCGCCGTGCTCTCCGCCCGTCTCGGCCGCTGGTGAGGGCGGCGCTCTAGACTGGAGCCCATGACCACGCCCGCACCGTCGATCTTCAGCCGCATCATCGCGCGCGAGATCCCGGCCGAGATCGTGCACGAGACCGAGACGGTGATCGCCTTCCGCGACATCGCTCCGCAGGCGCCCGTGCACCTGCTCGTCGTGCCGAAGACCTCGCGCTATCGCGATGTCGCCGAGCTCGCCGCGGGCGACCCCGCCCTGCTGGCCGACGTGGTGGCCACCGCCCACCAGCTCGCGAACGAGCACGCCGACGGGCAGTTCCGGCTCGTCTTCAACACCGGTGCGAACGCCGGGCAGACCGTCTTCCACGTGCACGCCCACGTGCTCGCGGGAGGCCTGACCGAGGGAACCCTTGCCCACTGACGATTCCGCGCGCGCACCGCGCGCCCACGAGCAGCTCGACGTCGACGGGGTCGCCATGGTGCGCCTGCTCGGCCCGCAGGACCGCCTGCTGACGACGCTCGAGAAGCAGTACCCGCTGGTCGACGTGCACGTGCGCGGCAACCAGATCACCCTCGAGGGCGACCCCGCGCAGGTCGCCGCCGCGAAGCGGCTCATCGACGAGCTGCTCGTCATGGTGCGCGGGGGGCAGGAGCTCGGCGAGGTCGAGGTGGCCAGCTCGGCCCGCATCATCGACCAGGGGCAGGGCAGCCCCGCCGAGGTGCTGAGCCAGGCCATCTTGACGAGCCGCGGCAAGAGCATCCGCCCCAAGACGCTCGGCCAGAAGGCCTACGTCGACGCCATCGATCACCACACGATCGTGTTCGGCATCGGCCCGGCCGGAACGGGCAAGACCTATCTCGCGATGGCGAAGGCCGTGCAGGCCCTGCAGCGCAAGGAGGTCGACCGCATCATCCTCACGCGGCCGGCCGTCGAGGCGGGGGAGCGCCTGGGCTTCCTGCCCGGCACCCTCACCGACAAGATC comes from the Microcella frigidaquae genome and includes:
- the dnaJ gene encoding molecular chaperone DnaJ — protein: MADHYEVLGVDRQASADDIKKAYRRLARELHPDVNPSAEAAERFKLVTHAYDVLSDPQQRQQYDLGGSGGFGGASGFGGFGDIFETFFGGGQQQRGPRSRRERGQDALLRVEVDLDEIVFGTTRTIEVDTAILCSTCEGSCCSPGTSPQTCDICRGSGQIQRTVRSLLGNVMTSSPCGSCRGYGTVIPSPCPTCAGQGRVRARRAIPVDIPAGVDTGVRIQLPSQGEVGPAGGPNGDLYLEIKVKTHDTFSRNGDDLLATVEVQMTDAILGTTVVLPGLDGDVPVEIKPGTQSAEIITIKERGITRLRGSGRGDLKIGVQVVTPVRLNSKETELIRQFASSRRPVPPQFSTFQQGIFAKLRDRFLNL
- the hrcA gene encoding heat-inducible transcriptional repressor HrcA, whose amino-acid sequence is MVSERALHVLRVIVLDYVESREPVGSKAIVDRHQFGVSAATIRNDMALLEEEELITAPHTSSGRVPTDKGYRVFVDQFADLRPLSTAQRQAIAAFLDQSVDLDDVFARTVRLLSHLTNQVALVQYPTLGNARVRHIELVPMSATRLMTVFITDGGRVDQRIIELPMEADEVFVGELRAKLNAALAGQALTEVPELAARLADRFAPDRGAAVSVIAEALVGHVDAQRTDRLVMAGAANLVRTEGDFAGSVYPVLEALEEQVTLLKLFSEMNVDENGVTTRIGRENAEALKETAVVTSAYRVGADSTAKLGVLGPTRMDYSNNMAAVRAVARYVSRLLGEE
- a CDS encoding 16S rRNA (uracil(1498)-N(3))-methyltransferase, with the protein product MAHFYLDETLAAQLAAADASSGEAVVHLRGSDARHAATVARVRVGEQLRLGDGAGLVVHGVVASVEPGDVALAVDRVERYERPRPSIHLVQALAKGDRDELAVQAATELGVDGIIPWQAARSVSRWDAAKAAKGRERWQTIAREATKQAIRPWMPTVEPLATTADLAARAAASTVLVLEPTAEHALTGLDAATLGHGDVLIVVGPEGGVAPEELQRLVAGGARAVRLGSSVLRTSTAGPAAIAVLSARLGRW
- a CDS encoding histidine triad nucleotide-binding protein; its protein translation is MTTPAPSIFSRIIAREIPAEIVHETETVIAFRDIAPQAPVHLLVVPKTSRYRDVAELAAGDPALLADVVATAHQLANEHADGQFRLVFNTGANAGQTVFHVHAHVLAGGLTEGTLAH